One window of Candidatus Nanosynbacter sp. HMT-352 genomic DNA carries:
- a CDS encoding ADP-ribosylglycohydrolase family protein, which translates to MLLGLAIGDALGAPIEHGYTSDEIAGRIEELRHMHDEAHFPRGVWTDDTSMALCLADSLLECGGYDSWNVMDKYCKWQSEGYRSYFDYGEGIGMQTLIMLDMYASGYAIVHKTMNRSDGAGNGVVMRLAPVVIAAYGKRDIRDVIRLAQVSARETHYSYEAEAAASVFAAILHNAIHLKNKADIIDVSEYSTGIHYDQLLNKIKERVETDKLKNKPGYVVYTLQIALWGFMNYDTFEDGMLAVMCLGGDVDTTMAVYGQLAGAYYGLNAIPNEWRRDVYQGNDIIELADKLAAMDDCPVLYTRFEEDVT; encoded by the coding sequence ATGTTACTCGGCTTAGCTATAGGCGATGCCCTCGGTGCTCCTATTGAACACGGTTACACAAGTGATGAGATTGCTGGTCGTATAGAAGAATTGCGTCATATGCACGATGAGGCACACTTTCCTCGTGGCGTCTGGACAGACGACACTTCTATGGCATTATGTTTAGCAGATAGTTTACTGGAGTGTGGCGGCTATGATTCTTGGAACGTTATGGATAAGTATTGCAAATGGCAATCAGAGGGCTACCGCTCGTATTTTGATTATGGCGAGGGTATCGGCATGCAGACGCTTATCATGCTGGATATGTACGCTAGCGGTTACGCTATTGTTCACAAAACGATGAATCGGAGCGATGGTGCTGGCAACGGTGTCGTAATGCGCCTCGCGCCAGTCGTGATAGCTGCCTACGGTAAACGAGATATCCGTGACGTGATACGACTTGCTCAAGTCTCTGCTAGAGAAACGCATTACTCCTATGAGGCCGAAGCTGCTGCTTCAGTCTTTGCTGCCATACTACATAACGCTATCCATCTAAAAAACAAAGCAGATATTATAGATGTTAGTGAGTATAGTACCGGTATACACTACGACCAACTGCTGAACAAGATCAAAGAGAGAGTCGAGACGGATAAGCTCAAAAACAAGCCAGGTTATGTCGTATACACCCTCCAGATAGCTTTATGGGGTTTTATGAACTATGACACATTTGAGGATGGAATGTTGGCAGTTATGTGTCTGGGCGGCGACGTCGATACAACTATGGCGGTGTACGGGCAATTAGCTGGTGCATACTACGGACTTAATGCAATACCGAACGAATGGCGGCGTGATGTTTATCAAGGGAATGATATTATTGAACTAGCAGATAAACTAGCCGCAATGGACGATTGCCCTGTCCTGTATACACGGTTTGAGGAAGATGTGACTTAA